From the genome of Nicotiana sylvestris chromosome 2, ASM39365v2, whole genome shotgun sequence, one region includes:
- the LOC104247748 gene encoding pumilio homolog 2-like isoform X3, translating into MVSELGRRPMIGNNENSFGDEFEKEIGMLLHDQRRQEADDREKELNMYRSGSAPPTVEGSSSAVGGLFNNNGFMSEEELRSDPAYLSYYYSNVNLNPRLPPPLLSKEDWRFSQRLQGGSSAIGDRRNVNKNDNNGNGRRSPMPPGFNSKKAESENETDKSQGSVEWGGDGLIGLPGLGLGSKKKSIAEIFQDDFSRVSPAPGHPSRPASRNAFDRSGDAAEAELSHLRHEFSSSKPLRSASSTQIPSDEVAASYSYAAALSRSTTPDPQHIARAPSPCLTPIGGGRVVNSDKRSVNSPTESPELVASFSGMNLSNGTSVDIISQIEQEVGFNTIFTNLAGGQNNTKQHEFLKQSESPQFNRASTAQSAKVPYSVGSDLNSSNPQAAFSNSSYLKGSGLNSGGGVLPQYPLLDSPNSSFSNYGLSGHSLSPMSSHLGNCNLPPLFGNAAAASAMAVPGLDSRMLGGSNLSSATSEHNLSRMGNQMGGPSFMDPMYLQYLTAEYVAALNDPSLDRNYMGNSYIDLLQKAYLGNVVPQKSQYGVKSSGSGHHGYYGNPAFGVGLSYPGSPLASPVIPGSPVGPGSPMRHSDYNNMRRMRNIAAAGVIGPYHLDAMENNLASSLLEEFKSNKTRCFELSEIAGHVVEFSADQYGSRFIQQKLETATTEEKNMVFQEIFPQALTLMTDVFGNYVIQKFFEHGMASQRRELAGKLFGHVLTLSLQMYGCRVIQKAIEVVDVDQKIEMVEELDGNIMRCVRDQNGNHVIQKCIECVPEDHIQFIISTFFGQVITLSTHPYGCRVIQRVLEHCSDPETQSKVMEEILGSVSMLAQDQYGNYVVQHVLEHGKPHERSTIIQELAGKIVQMSQQKFASNVVEKCLTYCNSSERQLLVNEMLGTTDENEPLQAMMKDQFANYVVQKVLETCSDQQRELIMSRIRVHLNALKKYTYGKHIVARVEKLVAAGERRIAAQSLSPA; encoded by the exons ATGGTGTCTGAATTGGGTAGGAGACCGATGATTGGGAACAATGAAAATTCATTTGGAGATGAGTTTGAGAAAGAAATTGGGATGTTACTTCATGATCAGCGAAGACAAGAAGCTGACGATCGCGAAAAGGAGCTGAATATGTATAGAAGTGGCTCAGCTCCACCTACTGTTGAGGGTTCATCGAGTGCAGTGGGTGGATTGTTTAACAATAATGGTTTCATGTCTGAGGAGGAGCTTAGGTCTGATCCTGCTTACTTATCTTACTATTACTCGAACGTAAACCTTAATCCTAGGTTGCCTCCTCCACTTTTGTCCAAAGAAGATTGGCGGTTTTCACAGAGGTTGCAAGGAGGGAGCTCCGCTATTGGTGATAGGAGGAACGTAAACAAGAATGATAATAATGGTAATGGTAGGAGGTCACCCATGCCTCCAGGATTTAACTCAAAAAAAGCGGAGAGCGAGAATGAAACGGATAAATCGCAGGGTTCAGTGGAATGGGGTGGTGATGGGCTGATTGGTTTGCCGGGACTAGGACTAGGTAGTAAAAAGAAGAGCATTGCTGAAATATTCCAG GATGACTTCAGCCGTGTGTCACCTGCTCCTGGTCACCCTTCACGGCCAGCTAGTCGAAATGCTTTTGACAGAAGTGGTGATGCAGCAGAAGCTGAGCTTTCTCATCTTCGTCACGAGTTTTCTTCTTCAAAGCCTTTAAGGTCTGCATCAAGCACTCAAATCCCATCCGATGAGGTGGCTGCTTCCTATTCATATGCTGCTGCTTTATCAAGAAGTACCACTCCTGATCCCCAGCACATTGCAAGGGCTCCTAGTCCTTGCCTTACTCCTATTGGTGGAGGGAGGGTAGTCAATTCAGACAAGAGAAGTGTTAATAGTCCAACTGAGTCTCCAGAGCTTGTTGCTTCTTTTTCTGGCATGAATCTATCTAATGGTACGTCGGTTGACATCATTTCTCAGATTGAACAAGAAGTTGGTTTTAATACTATATTCACCAATCTTGCAGGTGGGCAGAATAACACAAAGCAGCATGAATTCTTGAAGCAATCTGAATCCCCACAGTTCAATAGGGCTTCTACTGCTCAGTCTGCAAAAGTACCATATTCTGTCGGCTCAGACCTTAATAGTTCTAACCCCCAAGCTGCTTTCTCCAATAGTTCATACCTCAAAGGATCGGGACTGAATAGTGGAGGTGGCGTACTTCCTCAGTATCCACTTTTGGATAGTCCAAATTCATCTTTTTCTAATTATGGTTTAAGTGGTCATTCTCTCAGTCCAATGTCAAGCCATCTTGGCAACTGTAATTTGCCACCTTTATTTGGAAATGCTGCTGCTGCATCAGCTATGGCTGTACCTGGATTGGACTCTCGGATGTTGGGGGGATCTAATTTGAGCTCTGCAACCTCAGAGCATAATCTCAGTAGAATGGGAAATCAAATGGGAGGGCCGTCATTCATGGACCCTATGTATCTTCAGTACTTGACAGCTGAATATGTTGCTGCTCTTAACGATCCTTCCTTGGACAGGAACTACATGGGAAATTCGTATATAGACTTGCTTCAGAAAGCTTATCTTGGTAATGTTGTACCTCAGAAATCTCAGTATGGAGTCAAAAGCAGTGGTTCAGGTCACCATGGCTATTATGGAAATCCTGCGTTTGGAGTTGGCTTGTCATATCCTGGAAGTCCTTTAGCAAGTCCTGTCATCCCAGGCTCTCCAGTGGGACCCGGTAGTCCTATGAGGCATAGTGATTATAATAATATGAGACGAATGAGAAACATAGCTGCTGCAGGTGTCATAGGACCATATCACTTGGATGCTATGGAAAACAACTTAGCGTCCTCCCTACTGGAAGAGTTCAAAAGTAACAAGACCAGGTGTTTTGAACTTTCAGAAATTGCAGGCCACGTTGTTGAGTTTAG TGCCGACCAGTATGGGAGTCGATTCATTCAGCAAAAGCTGGAAACTGCCACCACTGAGGAGAAAAACATGGTGTTTCAGGAAATTTTCCCCCAAGCTCTTACTTTGATGACTGATGTCTTTGGAAATTACGTAATCCAGAAG TTTTTTGAACATGGAATGGCATCTCAGAGGAGAGAATTAGCTGGCAAGCTCTTTGGGCATGTATTAACACTGAGCCTTCAAATGTATGGTTGTCGCGTCATACAGAAG GCAATAGAAGTAGTCGACGTAGACCAGAAGATTGAAATGGTTGAGGAGCTTGATGGTAATATCATGCGTTGTGTAAGAGATCAGAATGGGAATCACGTTATTCAGAAATGTATTGAATGTGTACCAGAAGATCACATTCAATTTATCATCTCGACATTTTTTGGACAAGTTATTACTCTCTCCACCCATCCATATGGCTGTCGAGTAATACAG AGAGTATTGGAACATTGTAGTGATCCAGAAACCCAAAGTAAAGTGATGGAAGAAATCCTGGGATCTGTTAGCATGTTGGCACAAGATCAATATGGTAATTATGTTGTTCAG CATGTACTGGAGCACGGGAAGCCGCATGAGCGCTCTACCATAATTCAGGAACTAGCTGGGAAGATTGTGCAAATGAGTCAGCAGAAGTTTGCCTCTAATGTTGTAGAGAAGTGTTTAACTTATTGTAATTCCAGCGAACGACAGCTACTGGTGAATGAGATGCTTGGTACGACTGATGAAAATGAGCCTCTTCAG GCTATGATGAAAGATCAGTTTGCGAATTACGTTGTACAGAAAGTTTTGGAAACTTGTAGCGATCAGCAACGTGAGCTGATCATGTCGAGGATAAGAGTTCACTTGAATGCTCTGAAGAAATACACTTACGGAAAGCATATTGTTGCCCGTGTTGAAAAACTAGTTGCTGCTGGGG AAAGAAGAATTGCTGCTCAGTCCCTAAGCCCTGCTTAG
- the LOC104247748 gene encoding pumilio homolog 2-like isoform X1: MVSELGRRPMIGNNENSFGDEFEKEIGMLLHDQRRQEADDREKELNMYRSGSAPPTVEGSSSAVGGLFNNNGFMSEEELRSDPAYLSYYYSNVNLNPRLPPPLLSKEDWRFSQRLQGGSSAIGDRRNVNKNDNNGNGRRSPMPPGFNSKKAESENETDKSQGSVEWGGDGLIGLPGLGLGSKKKSIAEIFQDDFSRVSPAPGHPSRPASRNAFDRSGDAAEAELSHLRHEFSSSKPLRSASSTQIPSDEVAASYSYAAALSRSTTPDPQHIARAPSPCLTPIGGGRVVNSDKRSVNSPTESPELVASFSGMNLSNGGQNNTKQHEFLKQSESPQFNRASTAQSAKVPYSVGSDLNSSNPQAAFSNSSYLKGSGLNSGGGVLPQYPLLDSPNSSFSNYGLSGHSLSPMSSHLGNCNLPPLFGNAAAASAMAVPGLDSRMLGGSNLSSATSEHNLSRMGNQMGGPSFMDPMYLQYLTAEYVAALNDPSLDRNYMGNSYIDLLQKAYLGNVVPQKSQYGVKSSGSGHHGYYGNPAFGVGLSYPGSPLASPVIPGSPVGPGSPMRHSDYNNMRRMRNIAAAGVIGPYHLDAMENNLASSLLEEFKSNKTRCFELSEIAGHVVEFSADQYGSRFIQQKLETATTEEKNMVFQEIFPQALTLMTDVFGNYVIQKFFEHGMASQRRELAGKLFGHVLTLSLQMYGCRVIQKVYQIVSRNAHKCYLLVLIFCFGSYSVWFTIQAIEVVDVDQKIEMVEELDGNIMRCVRDQNGNHVIQKCIECVPEDHIQFIISTFFGQVITLSTHPYGCRVIQRVLEHCSDPETQSKVMEEILGSVSMLAQDQYGNYVVQHVLEHGKPHERSTIIQELAGKIVQMSQQKFASNVVEKCLTYCNSSERQLLVNEMLGTTDENEPLQAMMKDQFANYVVQKVLETCSDQQRELIMSRIRVHLNALKKYTYGKHIVARVEKLVAAGERRIAAQSLSPA, from the exons ATGGTGTCTGAATTGGGTAGGAGACCGATGATTGGGAACAATGAAAATTCATTTGGAGATGAGTTTGAGAAAGAAATTGGGATGTTACTTCATGATCAGCGAAGACAAGAAGCTGACGATCGCGAAAAGGAGCTGAATATGTATAGAAGTGGCTCAGCTCCACCTACTGTTGAGGGTTCATCGAGTGCAGTGGGTGGATTGTTTAACAATAATGGTTTCATGTCTGAGGAGGAGCTTAGGTCTGATCCTGCTTACTTATCTTACTATTACTCGAACGTAAACCTTAATCCTAGGTTGCCTCCTCCACTTTTGTCCAAAGAAGATTGGCGGTTTTCACAGAGGTTGCAAGGAGGGAGCTCCGCTATTGGTGATAGGAGGAACGTAAACAAGAATGATAATAATGGTAATGGTAGGAGGTCACCCATGCCTCCAGGATTTAACTCAAAAAAAGCGGAGAGCGAGAATGAAACGGATAAATCGCAGGGTTCAGTGGAATGGGGTGGTGATGGGCTGATTGGTTTGCCGGGACTAGGACTAGGTAGTAAAAAGAAGAGCATTGCTGAAATATTCCAG GATGACTTCAGCCGTGTGTCACCTGCTCCTGGTCACCCTTCACGGCCAGCTAGTCGAAATGCTTTTGACAGAAGTGGTGATGCAGCAGAAGCTGAGCTTTCTCATCTTCGTCACGAGTTTTCTTCTTCAAAGCCTTTAAGGTCTGCATCAAGCACTCAAATCCCATCCGATGAGGTGGCTGCTTCCTATTCATATGCTGCTGCTTTATCAAGAAGTACCACTCCTGATCCCCAGCACATTGCAAGGGCTCCTAGTCCTTGCCTTACTCCTATTGGTGGAGGGAGGGTAGTCAATTCAGACAAGAGAAGTGTTAATAGTCCAACTGAGTCTCCAGAGCTTGTTGCTTCTTTTTCTGGCATGAATCTATCTAATG GTGGGCAGAATAACACAAAGCAGCATGAATTCTTGAAGCAATCTGAATCCCCACAGTTCAATAGGGCTTCTACTGCTCAGTCTGCAAAAGTACCATATTCTGTCGGCTCAGACCTTAATAGTTCTAACCCCCAAGCTGCTTTCTCCAATAGTTCATACCTCAAAGGATCGGGACTGAATAGTGGAGGTGGCGTACTTCCTCAGTATCCACTTTTGGATAGTCCAAATTCATCTTTTTCTAATTATGGTTTAAGTGGTCATTCTCTCAGTCCAATGTCAAGCCATCTTGGCAACTGTAATTTGCCACCTTTATTTGGAAATGCTGCTGCTGCATCAGCTATGGCTGTACCTGGATTGGACTCTCGGATGTTGGGGGGATCTAATTTGAGCTCTGCAACCTCAGAGCATAATCTCAGTAGAATGGGAAATCAAATGGGAGGGCCGTCATTCATGGACCCTATGTATCTTCAGTACTTGACAGCTGAATATGTTGCTGCTCTTAACGATCCTTCCTTGGACAGGAACTACATGGGAAATTCGTATATAGACTTGCTTCAGAAAGCTTATCTTGGTAATGTTGTACCTCAGAAATCTCAGTATGGAGTCAAAAGCAGTGGTTCAGGTCACCATGGCTATTATGGAAATCCTGCGTTTGGAGTTGGCTTGTCATATCCTGGAAGTCCTTTAGCAAGTCCTGTCATCCCAGGCTCTCCAGTGGGACCCGGTAGTCCTATGAGGCATAGTGATTATAATAATATGAGACGAATGAGAAACATAGCTGCTGCAGGTGTCATAGGACCATATCACTTGGATGCTATGGAAAACAACTTAGCGTCCTCCCTACTGGAAGAGTTCAAAAGTAACAAGACCAGGTGTTTTGAACTTTCAGAAATTGCAGGCCACGTTGTTGAGTTTAG TGCCGACCAGTATGGGAGTCGATTCATTCAGCAAAAGCTGGAAACTGCCACCACTGAGGAGAAAAACATGGTGTTTCAGGAAATTTTCCCCCAAGCTCTTACTTTGATGACTGATGTCTTTGGAAATTACGTAATCCAGAAG TTTTTTGAACATGGAATGGCATCTCAGAGGAGAGAATTAGCTGGCAAGCTCTTTGGGCATGTATTAACACTGAGCCTTCAAATGTATGGTTGTCGCGTCATACAGAAGGTATACCAAATTGTTTCTAGAAATGCTCATAAGTGTTATCTGCTAGTGTTAATCTTTTGTTTTGGTTCTTATTCTGTTTGGTTCACTATACAGGCAATAGAAGTAGTCGACGTAGACCAGAAGATTGAAATGGTTGAGGAGCTTGATGGTAATATCATGCGTTGTGTAAGAGATCAGAATGGGAATCACGTTATTCAGAAATGTATTGAATGTGTACCAGAAGATCACATTCAATTTATCATCTCGACATTTTTTGGACAAGTTATTACTCTCTCCACCCATCCATATGGCTGTCGAGTAATACAG AGAGTATTGGAACATTGTAGTGATCCAGAAACCCAAAGTAAAGTGATGGAAGAAATCCTGGGATCTGTTAGCATGTTGGCACAAGATCAATATGGTAATTATGTTGTTCAG CATGTACTGGAGCACGGGAAGCCGCATGAGCGCTCTACCATAATTCAGGAACTAGCTGGGAAGATTGTGCAAATGAGTCAGCAGAAGTTTGCCTCTAATGTTGTAGAGAAGTGTTTAACTTATTGTAATTCCAGCGAACGACAGCTACTGGTGAATGAGATGCTTGGTACGACTGATGAAAATGAGCCTCTTCAG GCTATGATGAAAGATCAGTTTGCGAATTACGTTGTACAGAAAGTTTTGGAAACTTGTAGCGATCAGCAACGTGAGCTGATCATGTCGAGGATAAGAGTTCACTTGAATGCTCTGAAGAAATACACTTACGGAAAGCATATTGTTGCCCGTGTTGAAAAACTAGTTGCTGCTGGGG AAAGAAGAATTGCTGCTCAGTCCCTAAGCCCTGCTTAG
- the LOC104247748 gene encoding pumilio homolog 2-like isoform X2 produces MVSELGRRPMIGNNENSFGDEFEKEIGMLLHDQRRQEADDREKELNMYRSGSAPPTVEGSSSAVGGLFNNNGFMSEEELRSDPAYLSYYYSNVNLNPRLPPPLLSKEDWRFSQRLQGGSSAIGDRRNVNKNDNNGNGRRSPMPPGFNSKKAESENETDKSQGSVEWGGDGLIGLPGLGLGSKKKSIAEIFQDDFSRVSPAPGHPSRPASRNAFDRSGDAAEAELSHLRHEFSSSKPLRSASSTQIPSDEVAASYSYAAALSRSTTPDPQHIARAPSPCLTPIGGGRVVNSDKRSVNSPTESPELVASFSGMNLSNGGQNNTKQHEFLKQSESPQFNRASTAQSAKVPYSVGSDLNSSNPQAAFSNSSYLKGSGLNSGGGVLPQYPLLDSPNSSFSNYGLSGHSLSPMSSHLGNCNLPPLFGNAAAASAMAVPGLDSRMLGGSNLSSATSEHNLSRMGNQMGGPSFMDPMYLQYLTAEYVAALNDPSLDRNYMGNSYIDLLQKAYLGNVVPQKSQYGVKSSGSGHHGYYGNPAFGVGLSYPGSPLASPVIPGSPVGPGSPMRHSDYNNMRRMRNIAAAGVIGPYHLDAMENNLASSLLEEFKSNKTRCFELSEIAGHVVEFSADQYGSRFIQQKLETATTEEKNMVFQEIFPQALTLMTDVFGNYVIQKVCGACIFLSVRFLFKWIIMSIFLLQFFEHGMASQRRELAGKLFGHVLTLSLQMYGCRVIQKAIEVVDVDQKIEMVEELDGNIMRCVRDQNGNHVIQKCIECVPEDHIQFIISTFFGQVITLSTHPYGCRVIQRVLEHCSDPETQSKVMEEILGSVSMLAQDQYGNYVVQHVLEHGKPHERSTIIQELAGKIVQMSQQKFASNVVEKCLTYCNSSERQLLVNEMLGTTDENEPLQAMMKDQFANYVVQKVLETCSDQQRELIMSRIRVHLNALKKYTYGKHIVARVEKLVAAGERRIAAQSLSPA; encoded by the exons ATGGTGTCTGAATTGGGTAGGAGACCGATGATTGGGAACAATGAAAATTCATTTGGAGATGAGTTTGAGAAAGAAATTGGGATGTTACTTCATGATCAGCGAAGACAAGAAGCTGACGATCGCGAAAAGGAGCTGAATATGTATAGAAGTGGCTCAGCTCCACCTACTGTTGAGGGTTCATCGAGTGCAGTGGGTGGATTGTTTAACAATAATGGTTTCATGTCTGAGGAGGAGCTTAGGTCTGATCCTGCTTACTTATCTTACTATTACTCGAACGTAAACCTTAATCCTAGGTTGCCTCCTCCACTTTTGTCCAAAGAAGATTGGCGGTTTTCACAGAGGTTGCAAGGAGGGAGCTCCGCTATTGGTGATAGGAGGAACGTAAACAAGAATGATAATAATGGTAATGGTAGGAGGTCACCCATGCCTCCAGGATTTAACTCAAAAAAAGCGGAGAGCGAGAATGAAACGGATAAATCGCAGGGTTCAGTGGAATGGGGTGGTGATGGGCTGATTGGTTTGCCGGGACTAGGACTAGGTAGTAAAAAGAAGAGCATTGCTGAAATATTCCAG GATGACTTCAGCCGTGTGTCACCTGCTCCTGGTCACCCTTCACGGCCAGCTAGTCGAAATGCTTTTGACAGAAGTGGTGATGCAGCAGAAGCTGAGCTTTCTCATCTTCGTCACGAGTTTTCTTCTTCAAAGCCTTTAAGGTCTGCATCAAGCACTCAAATCCCATCCGATGAGGTGGCTGCTTCCTATTCATATGCTGCTGCTTTATCAAGAAGTACCACTCCTGATCCCCAGCACATTGCAAGGGCTCCTAGTCCTTGCCTTACTCCTATTGGTGGAGGGAGGGTAGTCAATTCAGACAAGAGAAGTGTTAATAGTCCAACTGAGTCTCCAGAGCTTGTTGCTTCTTTTTCTGGCATGAATCTATCTAATG GTGGGCAGAATAACACAAAGCAGCATGAATTCTTGAAGCAATCTGAATCCCCACAGTTCAATAGGGCTTCTACTGCTCAGTCTGCAAAAGTACCATATTCTGTCGGCTCAGACCTTAATAGTTCTAACCCCCAAGCTGCTTTCTCCAATAGTTCATACCTCAAAGGATCGGGACTGAATAGTGGAGGTGGCGTACTTCCTCAGTATCCACTTTTGGATAGTCCAAATTCATCTTTTTCTAATTATGGTTTAAGTGGTCATTCTCTCAGTCCAATGTCAAGCCATCTTGGCAACTGTAATTTGCCACCTTTATTTGGAAATGCTGCTGCTGCATCAGCTATGGCTGTACCTGGATTGGACTCTCGGATGTTGGGGGGATCTAATTTGAGCTCTGCAACCTCAGAGCATAATCTCAGTAGAATGGGAAATCAAATGGGAGGGCCGTCATTCATGGACCCTATGTATCTTCAGTACTTGACAGCTGAATATGTTGCTGCTCTTAACGATCCTTCCTTGGACAGGAACTACATGGGAAATTCGTATATAGACTTGCTTCAGAAAGCTTATCTTGGTAATGTTGTACCTCAGAAATCTCAGTATGGAGTCAAAAGCAGTGGTTCAGGTCACCATGGCTATTATGGAAATCCTGCGTTTGGAGTTGGCTTGTCATATCCTGGAAGTCCTTTAGCAAGTCCTGTCATCCCAGGCTCTCCAGTGGGACCCGGTAGTCCTATGAGGCATAGTGATTATAATAATATGAGACGAATGAGAAACATAGCTGCTGCAGGTGTCATAGGACCATATCACTTGGATGCTATGGAAAACAACTTAGCGTCCTCCCTACTGGAAGAGTTCAAAAGTAACAAGACCAGGTGTTTTGAACTTTCAGAAATTGCAGGCCACGTTGTTGAGTTTAG TGCCGACCAGTATGGGAGTCGATTCATTCAGCAAAAGCTGGAAACTGCCACCACTGAGGAGAAAAACATGGTGTTTCAGGAAATTTTCCCCCAAGCTCTTACTTTGATGACTGATGTCTTTGGAAATTACGTAATCCAGAAGGTATGTGGTGCATGTATCTTCCTATCTGTCCGGTTTCTCTTTAAATGGATCATAATGTCCATATTTCTCCTGCAGTTTTTTGAACATGGAATGGCATCTCAGAGGAGAGAATTAGCTGGCAAGCTCTTTGGGCATGTATTAACACTGAGCCTTCAAATGTATGGTTGTCGCGTCATACAGAAG GCAATAGAAGTAGTCGACGTAGACCAGAAGATTGAAATGGTTGAGGAGCTTGATGGTAATATCATGCGTTGTGTAAGAGATCAGAATGGGAATCACGTTATTCAGAAATGTATTGAATGTGTACCAGAAGATCACATTCAATTTATCATCTCGACATTTTTTGGACAAGTTATTACTCTCTCCACCCATCCATATGGCTGTCGAGTAATACAG AGAGTATTGGAACATTGTAGTGATCCAGAAACCCAAAGTAAAGTGATGGAAGAAATCCTGGGATCTGTTAGCATGTTGGCACAAGATCAATATGGTAATTATGTTGTTCAG CATGTACTGGAGCACGGGAAGCCGCATGAGCGCTCTACCATAATTCAGGAACTAGCTGGGAAGATTGTGCAAATGAGTCAGCAGAAGTTTGCCTCTAATGTTGTAGAGAAGTGTTTAACTTATTGTAATTCCAGCGAACGACAGCTACTGGTGAATGAGATGCTTGGTACGACTGATGAAAATGAGCCTCTTCAG GCTATGATGAAAGATCAGTTTGCGAATTACGTTGTACAGAAAGTTTTGGAAACTTGTAGCGATCAGCAACGTGAGCTGATCATGTCGAGGATAAGAGTTCACTTGAATGCTCTGAAGAAATACACTTACGGAAAGCATATTGTTGCCCGTGTTGAAAAACTAGTTGCTGCTGGGG AAAGAAGAATTGCTGCTCAGTCCCTAAGCCCTGCTTAG